The Streptomyces sp. TLI_105 DNA segment GAAAAGACGGAAAGGCCAGGAGGAGAGGCATGTCCCGGGAAAACCGTGATGCGACGCAGGACGGGGGCCGTCCGAAGACCGCGGCAGAGGAGGTTCTCCAGGAGGTCGAGGAGGCGGAGACGGACCTGCGGCAGGACGACGACCAGGACGGCGAGGCGGCCGACGCCCTTTCCCCCAGCCGAAGCGCGCAGGAGGACGCGCGGCGGCGGGCGAGCGGGACGGATCCGGAGAACGACTGAACGGACGGCGGAGCCCTTCGCAGGGCCTTTCGGCGGTCCGCTCGTCGCGCCCCCGGTGGTCCTCGGCCCGGGACGGAGCACACGCTCCGTCCCGGGCCGAGGACCACCGCACGACACCGCTCACCCGTCGCCCGACGGCAGGTTCTCCTTGATCTTGGCGATGGCGAAGCCCCAGCCCTGGGACACCGTCGGCTTGCCGGGGACGGCCACTTCCGCGGGGTTCGTCACCACGTCCAGGAGCACCGGTCCGGGATCGGCGAGTGCCCGGCCTACGGCCTCGTCCAGCTCCGCCGGATCGGTGACACGGATGCCGCGGATCCCGAGGGCCTCGGCCACCGCGGCGAAGTCGGGGTTGTCGAGGACCGTCCCGAACTCGGGAAGCCCGGCCTGTTCCTGTTCGAGCTTGACCATGCCGAGACGGCGGTTGTCGAAGACCACGAGCTTGACCGGGAGCCGCTCGGACCGGATGGTCATGAGGTCGCCCAGCAGCATGCTCAGGCCGCCGTCGCCGCAGAAGGCCACGACCTGGCGGTCCGGTGCCCACAGCTGGGAGCCGATGGCCTGGGGCATGGCGTTGGCCATGGAGCCGAGGTTGTACGAGCCGATCAGCCGGCGGCTGCCCCGCATCCTGACGAAACGCGACAGCCAGACCGTGGCCATGCCGGTGTCGGAGGTGAAGATCGCGTCGTCGGCCGCGTGACGGTCCACCGCGGCCGCCAGCGCCTCCGGGCGGATCTCCTCGACCCGGTTGTCGAACATCGCGCGCACCCGCCCGAGGAGGCGCTTGTCGTGGGCGGGGTCGGCCAGGTCCGCCTGCCCCTCCTGCCACCGCAGGAAGCGCTCGCGGGCCTCGTCGAGGTGGGACCGGGAGTCGACCGGGGCGAGCAACGGGAGCAGGGCCCGCAGGGTCGCGCCGACGTCCCCGGCCAGCCCCACGTCCACCGGGACCCGGCGGCCCAGGTGCTCCTCCCGCACGTCGATCTGCACGACCCGGCAGTCCTCCGGGTACCAGTCGCGGTAGGGGAAGTCGGTGCCCAGCAGGATCAGCGTGTCGCAGGTGTCCAGGGCGTGGGCGGCGGCCGGATTGCCGATCAGGCCCGTCTGGCCGACCTCGTACGGGTTGTCCTCCTCGAAACCCTCCTTGCCCTTGAGCGTGAGCACCATCGGCGCCGCGAGGAGCTCGGCGGCGCGCAGCACCTCCTCGCGGGAGTCCCGGGCACCGCGACCCACGAGCAGGGTGACCCGGGAGCCGGCGGCGATCGTCTCCGCCGCCTCGGCCAGCGCCGGGTCGTCGGGCCGGGTCACCGCCGGGCGGGGCAGCGCGAACCGCGTCGGCCGGTCGTCCTCGACCTTCTGGTCGCCGAGGTCCCCGGGGACGGTCAGCACCGCCACGCCCCGGCGGGTCACGGCCGCCCGTACCGCGGACTCCAGCAGCCTCGGCATCTGGGCGGGGGAGGTCACGGTGGCCCGGTACACGGCCACGTCCCGGAACAGGAGGTCGTTGTCCACCTCCTGGAAGTAGTCCCCGCCCACCTCCGACAACGGCACCTGGCCGCAGATCGCCAGGACGGGGGCACCGCTCTTGGCGGCGTCGTACAACCCGTTCAGGAGGTGGACCGAGCCGGGTCCCACGGTGCCCATGCAGACCCCGAGCTCGCCCGACAGCTGGGCGCGCGCGCCGGCGGCGAAGGCCGCGGCCTCCTCGTGGCGGAAGCCGGTCCACTCGATGCCGTCCGTGACCCGGATGGCATCGGTGAGGGGGTTGAGGGCGTCGCCGACCACGCCGAAGACATGGCCGACGTCGAGGTCCACGAGACCGTCGACGATCACCTGGGCGACGGTACGGGGCATGAGGTCTCCTTTCACGAAGGACGACGACCGGGTCACCGGAGGGCGAACCGGTCCGGGTGAGCCGCCTTCCAGTCGCCTGCCCACGAAGGCGGAACCGATGCCGACGTGAGGAGCTGGCCGGCTTCGAGCGATGCGTACAGCTCGGCATGGGACCGGACGGTGTCCGGGCCGATCCGGCGCAGCAGCATCGCGGGCGTCAGGCCGCTCGGCTCGTCGACGCCCATGGCGGCCATGATCTGCAGGGCGCTCTTGACGGTCGCCTCCTGGAAGCGCTGGACGCGGCGCGCCTTGTCCTCGACGTCCAGGGCCCGGGCGCGCCGGCGGTCCTGGGTGGCGACCCCGACGGGGCAGGTGTTGGTGTGGCAGCGCTGGGCCTGGACGCATCCGAGGGCGAACATCATGGCCCGGGCGGAGTTGGTGTAGTCGGCACCCTGGATCAGCCGCTTGACGATGTCGCCGCCGGTGGCGACCTTGCCGGAGGCGCCGATCCGGATCCGGTCGCGCAGTCCCGCGCCGACGAGGGACCGGTGGACCGTCGTCAGGCCCTCGGTGAGGGGGAGCCCGACGGCGTCCGCGAACTCCAACGGCGCGGCCCCGGTGCCGCCTTCGGCGCCGTCGACGACGATGAAGTCGGGCGTGACGTCCTCCTCCAGCATCGCCTTGCAGACGGCGAGGAACTCACGGCGCGATCCGACGCACAGCTTGAATCCGACCGGCTTGCCTCCGGCGAGCTCCCGCATCCGGCCCACGAAGCGCACGAGCTCCCTGGGGGTCCGGTAGACGCGGTGGTACGGCGGGGAGAACACGGTGCGGCCCTCGGGGACGCCCCGGACCGCGGCGATCTCCCGGCTGACCTTGGAGCCGGGCAGCACGCCCCCGATGCCGGGCTTGGCACCCTGGCTGATCTTCAGCAGGACGCAGGCGACCTGGTCGAGGGCGGCCTTCTCGGCGAACTTCCCCGGGTCGAAGTCGCCGTCCTCCGTGCGGCAGCCGAAGTAGCCCGTGCCGATCTCCCAGACGAGGTCCCCGCCGGGGGCCAGGTGGTGCTCCGATATCCCGCCCTCACCGGTGTCGTGGGCGAAGCCACCGCGCCGGGCGCCCTCGTTCAGGGCACGGATCGCCCGGTCCGACAGGGAACCGAAGCTCATCGCGGACACGTTGAGCAGGGCCATGTCGTAGGGCCTGGCGCAGTCGGGGCCGCCGATCCGGACCCGGGGCGGTTCCGTGGGCACCGGGCGCGGGGCCATGGAGGGGACGAGGTGGTCGGTGCCCGGCCGGTCCAGCTCCAGCTCCGTCCCGAAGGGGTCCTCGGCGTCGGTCCCCTTGGCCCGTTCGTAGACGATGGAGCGGGTGTCCCGGTCGAAGGGCGCGCCGTCGACGTTCCGTTCGATGAAGTACTGCTGTACCTCGGGACGGATCCTCTCCATCGCGAACCGCAGGTGTCCCAGGAGGGGGTAGTTGCGCAGGATCGAGTGACGCCGCTGGAGCAGGTCGTACGAGGCCACCGCGGCGAGCAGGAGTGCGGGGCCTGCCGCGCACCACCACCACGGGGACGCCAGGACGGCCAGGAGGCCGGTGACGAGGGCGATGACGGCCGGGAGGCCCACGAGAAGAAGCGTCAGCATGCGGGCCGTCTGTCCCGGATCGGCCGGGCCAAGCGGGCCGCCGGAAGGGCACCCGGCGCGACGGACGAGGTTTGGGACGGGCGGGTCCGGCGAGACGACCCCCCATGAGTGCTTCGGAGAAGAGTGGACAGAATCCGTTCCGTCGGTCCGGCCCGTACGTCGCGTCCGACCGCGCCGGCACGCCGCGCGGCGCGGACCCCGTGGCACGGGCGGGGGAGGGGCGCACGGACCCTGCGGGGACACGCGGCCCGGTGACCATGGGGGAACTGCTGTTCCTTCCGGTCCCGTCGGCCGAGGAGACCCGTGCGGCAGCGTCGGCGGGCCGTGCCGCCGAGGACGGGCTGTGGACCGCCGTCCGCTCGCTCACGGCGGTGACGGCCGGTGCCGCCGTGAGCGCGACGGCCGCGGTCACCGCCGCGTACGCGCTGGGACGGCGGGCCGGGCGACGCGGCCGCGGCCCGGTGGCCCGGCTCTTCGAACGCCGCTTCTGAGGGACGAGGGGACCCCGTCCCTC contains these protein-coding regions:
- a CDS encoding thiamine pyrophosphate-dependent enzyme; translated protein: MPRTVAQVIVDGLVDLDVGHVFGVVGDALNPLTDAIRVTDGIEWTGFRHEEAAAFAAGARAQLSGELGVCMGTVGPGSVHLLNGLYDAAKSGAPVLAICGQVPLSEVGGDYFQEVDNDLLFRDVAVYRATVTSPAQMPRLLESAVRAAVTRRGVAVLTVPGDLGDQKVEDDRPTRFALPRPAVTRPDDPALAEAAETIAAGSRVTLLVGRGARDSREEVLRAAELLAAPMVLTLKGKEGFEEDNPYEVGQTGLIGNPAAAHALDTCDTLILLGTDFPYRDWYPEDCRVVQIDVREEHLGRRVPVDVGLAGDVGATLRALLPLLAPVDSRSHLDEARERFLRWQEGQADLADPAHDKRLLGRVRAMFDNRVEEIRPEALAAAVDRHAADDAIFTSDTGMATVWLSRFVRMRGSRRLIGSYNLGSMANAMPQAIGSQLWAPDRQVVAFCGDGGLSMLLGDLMTIRSERLPVKLVVFDNRRLGMVKLEQEQAGLPEFGTVLDNPDFAAVAEALGIRGIRVTDPAELDEAVGRALADPGPVLLDVVTNPAEVAVPGKPTVSQGWGFAIAKIKENLPSGDG
- a CDS encoding FMN-binding glutamate synthase family protein, whose translation is MLTLLLVGLPAVIALVTGLLAVLASPWWWCAAGPALLLAAVASYDLLQRRHSILRNYPLLGHLRFAMERIRPEVQQYFIERNVDGAPFDRDTRSIVYERAKGTDAEDPFGTELELDRPGTDHLVPSMAPRPVPTEPPRVRIGGPDCARPYDMALLNVSAMSFGSLSDRAIRALNEGARRGGFAHDTGEGGISEHHLAPGGDLVWEIGTGYFGCRTEDGDFDPGKFAEKAALDQVACVLLKISQGAKPGIGGVLPGSKVSREIAAVRGVPEGRTVFSPPYHRVYRTPRELVRFVGRMRELAGGKPVGFKLCVGSRREFLAVCKAMLEEDVTPDFIVVDGAEGGTGAAPLEFADAVGLPLTEGLTTVHRSLVGAGLRDRIRIGASGKVATGGDIVKRLIQGADYTNSARAMMFALGCVQAQRCHTNTCPVGVATQDRRRARALDVEDKARRVQRFQEATVKSALQIMAAMGVDEPSGLTPAMLLRRIGPDTVRSHAELYASLEAGQLLTSASVPPSWAGDWKAAHPDRFALR